The Paenibacillus sp. RUD330 genome has a segment encoding these proteins:
- the rpmH gene encoding 50S ribosomal protein L34: MRPTFRPNVSKRKKVHGFRKRMSSKNGRKVLAARRKKGRSVLSA, encoded by the coding sequence ATGAGACCGACTTTCAGACCGAACGTAAGCAAGCGCAAAAAGGTACACGGATTCCGCAAGCGCATGAGCTCGAAAAACGGCCGCAAAGTGCTGGCAGCCCGTCGCAAGAAGGGCCGCAGCGTTCTGAGCGCATAA